A single region of the Salvia miltiorrhiza cultivar Shanhuang (shh) chromosome 8, IMPLAD_Smil_shh, whole genome shotgun sequence genome encodes:
- the LOC130997432 gene encoding low-specificity L-threonine aldolase 1 isoform X1, whose product MPQVFDVLHDIIFHCQSKKIPTIQLLWWVTMVTRRVDLRSDTVTKPTEAMRAAMANAEVDDDVLGYDPTAAFLEKKMANIMGKEAALFVPSGTMANLICVLTHCQIRGSEVILGDYSHIHIYENGGISTLGGVHPRTVKNNEDGTMDIDRIEESIRDPSFEICYPTTRLICLENSHAHSGGRCLSAEYTDKVGELAKKYGLKLHIDGARIFNASVALGVPVHRLVHAADSVTACLSKGLGAPAGTVIAGSKAFISKAKILRKTLGGGMRQVGVLCAAALVAVEENVGKLEGDHKKAKILAAAINNIKGLKVDLDSVETNIVYFDILKESGITEDELMKKLEVHGVLAMPEGPRKIRLVLHHQISEHDVQYTISCIQKIVSGLPDQNGVN is encoded by the exons ATGCCACAAGTGTTCGATGTATTGCATGACATAATATTTCACTGCCAAAGCAAAAAGATTCCCACTATTCAGTTGTTGTGGTGGG TGACGATGGTGACAAGAAGAGTGGACCTTCGATCTGATACTGTCACCAAACCGACTGAAGCCATGAGGGCTGCAATGGCAAATGCTGAAGTTGATGATGATGTACTAGGTTATGACCCGACTGCTGCTTTCCTCGAAAAAAAGATGGCAAATATCATGGGGAAGGAAGCAGCATTATTTGTCCCGTCAGGCACCATGGCCAACCTAATCTGTGTGCTCACTCACTGTCAGATCAGGGGAAGTGAAGTCATTCTTGGAGATTATTCCCATATCCATATTTATGAAAATGGAGGTATTTCTACGCTTGGAGGTGTACATCCTAGGACAGTGAAGAACAACGAAGATGGTACAATGGATATCGACCGAATTGAAGAATCTATCCGAGATCCAAGCTTTGAAATATGTTATCCAACGACTAGGCTCATCTGCTTGGAAAATTCACATGCTCA CTCTGGTGGTAGATGTCTTTCTGCTGAATATACAGACAAAGTTGGCGAGCTAGCAAAGAAATATGGGTTAAAGCTCCACATTGATGGGGCTCGTATTTTTAATGCATCTGTG GCTCTTGGGGTTCCGGTGCATAGACTTGTGCATGCTGCTGATTCAGTAACG GCTTGCCTATCAAAAGGGCTCGGCGCTCCAGCTGGAACTGTTATTGCAGGTTCAAAGGCCTTCATTTCCAAG GCAAAGATTCTTAGGAAGACACTGGGCGGTGGTATGAGACAAGTCGGTGTCCTATGTGCTGCTGCTTTAGTTGCAGTCGAAGAAAATGTTGGAAAGCTTGAAGGTGATCATAAGAAAGCTAAGATTTTGGCAG CGGCGATTAACAATATAAAAGGATTGAAAGTTGATCTGGATTCTGTCGAGACCAATATT GTCTACTTTGACATTCTTAAGGAGTCGGGTATAACTGAAGACGAACTTATGAAAAAGCTAGAAGTACACGGTGTGCTTGCAATGCCGGAGGGTCCACGCAA AATTAGGCTTGTCCTTCACCATCAGATCTCAGAGCACGACGTGCAGTACACCATAAGTTGCATTCAG AAAATTGTGAGTGGCCTCCCTGATCAAAATGGTGTCAACTGA
- the LOC130997432 gene encoding low-specificity L-threonine aldolase 1 isoform X2, which yields MTMVTRRVDLRSDTVTKPTEAMRAAMANAEVDDDVLGYDPTAAFLEKKMANIMGKEAALFVPSGTMANLICVLTHCQIRGSEVILGDYSHIHIYENGGISTLGGVHPRTVKNNEDGTMDIDRIEESIRDPSFEICYPTTRLICLENSHAHSGGRCLSAEYTDKVGELAKKYGLKLHIDGARIFNASVALGVPVHRLVHAADSVTACLSKGLGAPAGTVIAGSKAFISKAKILRKTLGGGMRQVGVLCAAALVAVEENVGKLEGDHKKAKILAAAINNIKGLKVDLDSVETNIVYFDILKESGITEDELMKKLEVHGVLAMPEGPRKIRLVLHHQISEHDVQYTISCIQVINSVGVDVVMMRSGGFC from the exons A TGACGATGGTGACAAGAAGAGTGGACCTTCGATCTGATACTGTCACCAAACCGACTGAAGCCATGAGGGCTGCAATGGCAAATGCTGAAGTTGATGATGATGTACTAGGTTATGACCCGACTGCTGCTTTCCTCGAAAAAAAGATGGCAAATATCATGGGGAAGGAAGCAGCATTATTTGTCCCGTCAGGCACCATGGCCAACCTAATCTGTGTGCTCACTCACTGTCAGATCAGGGGAAGTGAAGTCATTCTTGGAGATTATTCCCATATCCATATTTATGAAAATGGAGGTATTTCTACGCTTGGAGGTGTACATCCTAGGACAGTGAAGAACAACGAAGATGGTACAATGGATATCGACCGAATTGAAGAATCTATCCGAGATCCAAGCTTTGAAATATGTTATCCAACGACTAGGCTCATCTGCTTGGAAAATTCACATGCTCA CTCTGGTGGTAGATGTCTTTCTGCTGAATATACAGACAAAGTTGGCGAGCTAGCAAAGAAATATGGGTTAAAGCTCCACATTGATGGGGCTCGTATTTTTAATGCATCTGTG GCTCTTGGGGTTCCGGTGCATAGACTTGTGCATGCTGCTGATTCAGTAACG GCTTGCCTATCAAAAGGGCTCGGCGCTCCAGCTGGAACTGTTATTGCAGGTTCAAAGGCCTTCATTTCCAAG GCAAAGATTCTTAGGAAGACACTGGGCGGTGGTATGAGACAAGTCGGTGTCCTATGTGCTGCTGCTTTAGTTGCAGTCGAAGAAAATGTTGGAAAGCTTGAAGGTGATCATAAGAAAGCTAAGATTTTGGCAG CGGCGATTAACAATATAAAAGGATTGAAAGTTGATCTGGATTCTGTCGAGACCAATATT GTCTACTTTGACATTCTTAAGGAGTCGGGTATAACTGAAGACGAACTTATGAAAAAGCTAGAAGTACACGGTGTGCTTGCAATGCCGGAGGGTCCACGCAA AATTAGGCTTGTCCTTCACCATCAGATCTCAGAGCACGACGTGCAGTACACCATAAGTTGCATTCAGGTAATTAATTCTGTTGGTGTCGACGTAGTTATGATGAGAAGTGGAGGATTTTGTTGA
- the LOC130997432 gene encoding low-specificity L-threonine aldolase 1 isoform X3, whose product MVTRRVDLRSDTVTKPTEAMRAAMANAEVDDDVLGYDPTAAFLEKKMANIMGKEAALFVPSGTMANLICVLTHCQIRGSEVILGDYSHIHIYENGGISTLGGVHPRTVKNNEDGTMDIDRIEESIRDPSFEICYPTTRLICLENSHAHSGGRCLSAEYTDKVGELAKKYGLKLHIDGARIFNASVALGVPVHRLVHAADSVTACLSKGLGAPAGTVIAGSKAFISKAKILRKTLGGGMRQVGVLCAAALVAVEENVGKLEGDHKKAKILAAAINNIKGLKVDLDSVETNIVYFDILKESGITEDELMKKLEVHGVLAMPEGPRKIRLVLHHQISEHDVQYTISCIQVINSVGVDVVMMRSGGFC is encoded by the exons ATGGTGACAAGAAGAGTGGACCTTCGATCTGATACTGTCACCAAACCGACTGAAGCCATGAGGGCTGCAATGGCAAATGCTGAAGTTGATGATGATGTACTAGGTTATGACCCGACTGCTGCTTTCCTCGAAAAAAAGATGGCAAATATCATGGGGAAGGAAGCAGCATTATTTGTCCCGTCAGGCACCATGGCCAACCTAATCTGTGTGCTCACTCACTGTCAGATCAGGGGAAGTGAAGTCATTCTTGGAGATTATTCCCATATCCATATTTATGAAAATGGAGGTATTTCTACGCTTGGAGGTGTACATCCTAGGACAGTGAAGAACAACGAAGATGGTACAATGGATATCGACCGAATTGAAGAATCTATCCGAGATCCAAGCTTTGAAATATGTTATCCAACGACTAGGCTCATCTGCTTGGAAAATTCACATGCTCA CTCTGGTGGTAGATGTCTTTCTGCTGAATATACAGACAAAGTTGGCGAGCTAGCAAAGAAATATGGGTTAAAGCTCCACATTGATGGGGCTCGTATTTTTAATGCATCTGTG GCTCTTGGGGTTCCGGTGCATAGACTTGTGCATGCTGCTGATTCAGTAACG GCTTGCCTATCAAAAGGGCTCGGCGCTCCAGCTGGAACTGTTATTGCAGGTTCAAAGGCCTTCATTTCCAAG GCAAAGATTCTTAGGAAGACACTGGGCGGTGGTATGAGACAAGTCGGTGTCCTATGTGCTGCTGCTTTAGTTGCAGTCGAAGAAAATGTTGGAAAGCTTGAAGGTGATCATAAGAAAGCTAAGATTTTGGCAG CGGCGATTAACAATATAAAAGGATTGAAAGTTGATCTGGATTCTGTCGAGACCAATATT GTCTACTTTGACATTCTTAAGGAGTCGGGTATAACTGAAGACGAACTTATGAAAAAGCTAGAAGTACACGGTGTGCTTGCAATGCCGGAGGGTCCACGCAA AATTAGGCTTGTCCTTCACCATCAGATCTCAGAGCACGACGTGCAGTACACCATAAGTTGCATTCAGGTAATTAATTCTGTTGGTGTCGACGTAGTTATGATGAGAAGTGGAGGATTTTGTTGA
- the LOC130997432 gene encoding low-specificity L-threonine aldolase 1 isoform X4, which translates to MVTRRVDLRSDTVTKPTEAMRAAMANAEVDDDVLGYDPTAAFLEKKMANIMGKEAALFVPSGTMANLICVLTHCQIRGSEVILGDYSHIHIYENGGISTLGGVHPRTVKNNEDGTMDIDRIEESIRDPSFEICYPTTRLICLENSHAHSGGRCLSAEYTDKVGELAKKYGLKLHIDGARIFNASVALGVPVHRLVHAADSVTACLSKGLGAPAGTVIAGSKAFISKAKILRKTLGGGMRQVGVLCAAALVAVEENVGKLEGDHKKAKILAAAINNIKGLKVDLDSVETNIVYFDILKESGITEDELMKKLEVHGVLAMPEGPRKIRLVLHHQISEHDVQYTISCIQKIVSGLPDQNGVN; encoded by the exons ATGGTGACAAGAAGAGTGGACCTTCGATCTGATACTGTCACCAAACCGACTGAAGCCATGAGGGCTGCAATGGCAAATGCTGAAGTTGATGATGATGTACTAGGTTATGACCCGACTGCTGCTTTCCTCGAAAAAAAGATGGCAAATATCATGGGGAAGGAAGCAGCATTATTTGTCCCGTCAGGCACCATGGCCAACCTAATCTGTGTGCTCACTCACTGTCAGATCAGGGGAAGTGAAGTCATTCTTGGAGATTATTCCCATATCCATATTTATGAAAATGGAGGTATTTCTACGCTTGGAGGTGTACATCCTAGGACAGTGAAGAACAACGAAGATGGTACAATGGATATCGACCGAATTGAAGAATCTATCCGAGATCCAAGCTTTGAAATATGTTATCCAACGACTAGGCTCATCTGCTTGGAAAATTCACATGCTCA CTCTGGTGGTAGATGTCTTTCTGCTGAATATACAGACAAAGTTGGCGAGCTAGCAAAGAAATATGGGTTAAAGCTCCACATTGATGGGGCTCGTATTTTTAATGCATCTGTG GCTCTTGGGGTTCCGGTGCATAGACTTGTGCATGCTGCTGATTCAGTAACG GCTTGCCTATCAAAAGGGCTCGGCGCTCCAGCTGGAACTGTTATTGCAGGTTCAAAGGCCTTCATTTCCAAG GCAAAGATTCTTAGGAAGACACTGGGCGGTGGTATGAGACAAGTCGGTGTCCTATGTGCTGCTGCTTTAGTTGCAGTCGAAGAAAATGTTGGAAAGCTTGAAGGTGATCATAAGAAAGCTAAGATTTTGGCAG CGGCGATTAACAATATAAAAGGATTGAAAGTTGATCTGGATTCTGTCGAGACCAATATT GTCTACTTTGACATTCTTAAGGAGTCGGGTATAACTGAAGACGAACTTATGAAAAAGCTAGAAGTACACGGTGTGCTTGCAATGCCGGAGGGTCCACGCAA AATTAGGCTTGTCCTTCACCATCAGATCTCAGAGCACGACGTGCAGTACACCATAAGTTGCATTCAG AAAATTGTGAGTGGCCTCCCTGATCAAAATGGTGTCAACTGA